A stretch of Candidatus Sphingomonas phytovorans DNA encodes these proteins:
- a CDS encoding M20/M25/M40 family metallo-hydrolase, giving the protein MRHIALAALTILATTGPVQAKTTGHPQAEAQALDLARKAIALRSVRGPGNETAKVAALYKAALVEGGFADGDVEITPVDDTAYLIGRWRGSDPKAKPLVISGHMDVVEAKPSDWQRDPFTPVVENGYLFGRGASDMKLDGTTAIAALIELKRSGYKPRRDIIIEFSGDEETTMKTSGIIADKLSNADIVLNIDGGGGLLDEKTGKPVLWTWQGAEKTYADFELTVTNPGGHSSAPRKANAINQLSAALARIGAYQFKPEVSDLTRAYFVEAAKYENPETGAAMRAFAADPTDKAAIATLTANPATIGKIGTTCVSTMVSGGHALNALPQKATANINCRIFPGHKPADIMAELQKVAAEPAVTFKDVTEGSIPNDASPMRPDFIAAVNKAMKATYPGVPVFPSMSSGASDSMWFRSRNVASYGASPTFSKDSDDFSHGLNERAQVSNIAPGISYYLSLFTDLSK; this is encoded by the coding sequence ATGCGGCATATCGCGCTTGCGGCACTCACGATTCTGGCGACCACCGGCCCGGTCCAGGCGAAGACGACCGGCCATCCCCAGGCGGAGGCGCAGGCGCTCGATCTCGCCAGGAAAGCGATCGCGCTTCGATCGGTGCGCGGGCCGGGCAACGAGACGGCCAAGGTCGCCGCGCTCTACAAGGCGGCGCTGGTCGAAGGCGGGTTTGCCGATGGCGATGTGGAGATCACGCCGGTGGATGATACCGCCTATCTGATCGGGCGCTGGCGCGGGTCCGATCCCAAGGCGAAGCCGCTGGTCATTTCCGGCCATATGGACGTGGTCGAGGCCAAGCCGTCCGATTGGCAGCGCGATCCGTTCACCCCCGTCGTCGAGAATGGCTATTTGTTCGGGCGCGGGGCGAGCGACATGAAGCTTGATGGGACCACGGCGATCGCGGCGCTGATCGAACTGAAGCGCTCGGGCTACAAGCCCAGGCGCGACATCATCATCGAATTCTCGGGCGACGAGGAAACGACGATGAAGACTTCCGGCATCATCGCCGACAAGCTGTCCAATGCCGATATCGTGCTCAACATCGATGGGGGTGGCGGGCTGCTTGACGAGAAGACTGGCAAGCCCGTGCTGTGGACCTGGCAGGGTGCCGAGAAGACCTATGCCGATTTCGAACTGACCGTGACCAATCCGGGCGGCCACAGCTCGGCGCCACGCAAGGCCAATGCGATCAACCAGCTGTCGGCGGCGCTGGCACGGATCGGTGCGTATCAGTTCAAGCCGGAGGTCAGCGACCTGACCCGCGCCTATTTCGTCGAGGCGGCGAAATATGAGAATCCGGAAACCGGGGCGGCGATGCGCGCCTTCGCCGCCGACCCGACCGACAAGGCGGCGATCGCCACGCTGACCGCCAATCCGGCGACGATCGGCAAGATCGGGACGACCTGCGTCTCGACCATGGTCAGTGGCGGCCATGCGCTCAATGCGCTGCCGCAAAAGGCGACCGCGAACATCAATTGCCGAATCTTCCCCGGCCACAAGCCGGCCGACATCATGGCGGAGTTGCAGAAGGTCGCGGCCGAGCCGGCGGTGACCTTCAAGGACGTCACCGAAGGCTCGATCCCGAACGACGCGTCACCGATGCGGCCCGATTTCATCGCTGCGGTGAACAAGGCGATGAAGGCGACCTATCCCGGCGTGCCGGTGTTCCCGTCCATGTCCTCGGGGGCCAGCGACAGCATGTGGTTCCGCTCGCGCAACGTGGCAAGCTATGGCGCGAGTCCGACCTTCAGCAAGGATTCGGACGATTTCAGCCACGGTCTGAACGAGCGCGCCCAGGTGTCGAACATCGCGCCGGGGATCAGCTATTATCTGTCGCTGTTCACGGATCTGTCGAAATAG